Proteins encoded within one genomic window of Aurantiacibacter spongiae:
- the fabI gene encoding enoyl-ACP reductase FabI, with amino-acid sequence MTSGLMAGKKGLIMGLANDKSLAWGIAKKLHEAGADMAFSYQGEALKKRVGPLAEQVGSDFLIPCDVSDMEAMDTAFAEIESRWGRLDFLVHAIGFSDKSELRGRYVDTSLDNFLMTMNISAYSLVAAAKRAAPLMAKGGSIVTLTYYGAEKVVPHYNVMGVAKAALETSVQYLANDLGPDGIRVNAISAGPIKTLAASGIGDFRYILKWNELNSPLRRNVSIEDVGGAGLYFCSDLSSGVTGETHHVDAGYHVVGMKQEDAPDIALS; translated from the coding sequence ATGACGTCAGGGCTGATGGCAGGAAAGAAGGGCCTCATCATGGGGCTGGCGAACGACAAGTCGCTGGCCTGGGGCATCGCGAAGAAGCTGCACGAGGCAGGCGCCGACATGGCCTTTTCCTATCAGGGAGAAGCGCTGAAGAAACGCGTCGGGCCGCTTGCCGAGCAGGTCGGCAGCGATTTCCTCATTCCCTGCGACGTTTCCGACATGGAGGCGATGGACACCGCCTTCGCCGAGATAGAAAGCCGCTGGGGCCGGCTCGACTTCCTCGTCCACGCGATCGGCTTTTCGGACAAGAGCGAACTGCGTGGCAGGTATGTCGATACCAGCCTCGATAATTTCCTGATGACGATGAACATTTCCGCCTACTCGCTGGTCGCCGCCGCCAAGCGCGCCGCCCCGCTGATGGCTAAGGGCGGCAGCATCGTCACGCTGACCTATTACGGCGCGGAAAAGGTCGTGCCGCATTACAACGTCATGGGCGTCGCCAAGGCCGCGCTGGAGACGAGCGTGCAGTATCTCGCCAACGATCTGGGACCGGACGGCATCCGCGTGAACGCGATCAGCGCCGGCCCGATCAAGACACTGGCGGCAAGCGGGATCGGCGATTTCCGCTACATCCTTAAATGGAACGAGCTCAATTCGCCGCTGCGGCGCAACGTCTCCATCGAGGATGTCGGCGGGGCGGGGCTGTATTTCTGTTCCGACCTGTCATCGGGCGTAACCGGAGAGACGCACCACGTCGATGCGGGCTATCATGTCGTCGGCATGAAACAGGAAGAC
- a CDS encoding DnaJ C-terminal domain-containing protein: MADPYSTLGVSRSATESDIKSAYRKLAKELHPDRNKDNPQAAEKFSKVTNAYDLLSDKDKRAQFDRGEIDADGNPAMPFGMGGGAGGFGGARPGGGGQRGYSARDFQGFQGAEEMDLGDLFEGLFGRRGGPAGGAQPGGAGFGGAGQRTRQAPPRKGADIRYTLSVPFVDAATLAKQRITLADGKTIDLSLPAGVDDGTQMRLKGKGQAGPGGAGDGLVVIDVQPHPFFERDGNDVRLDLPITLDEAVNGAKVRVPTVDGPVMLTVAPGSGSGRTLKLTGKGFTRKTGGRGDQLVKLQIHLPDDVSELAGKLEGWRDTGNPRADLGV, from the coding sequence ATGGCCGATCCCTATTCCACCCTCGGCGTAAGCCGTTCCGCGACCGAATCCGACATCAAGTCGGCCTACCGCAAGCTCGCCAAGGAGCTGCATCCCGATCGCAACAAGGACAATCCGCAGGCGGCGGAGAAATTCTCCAAGGTCACCAACGCCTACGATCTGCTGTCCGACAAGGACAAGCGCGCCCAGTTCGACCGGGGGGAGATCGACGCGGACGGCAATCCGGCCATGCCCTTTGGCATGGGCGGCGGCGCGGGCGGCTTCGGCGGGGCGCGGCCCGGGGGCGGCGGACAGCGCGGCTATTCGGCGCGCGACTTCCAGGGTTTCCAGGGCGCAGAGGAAATGGATCTCGGCGACCTGTTCGAAGGTCTGTTCGGTCGCCGCGGCGGCCCCGCCGGCGGGGCGCAGCCGGGCGGCGCCGGTTTCGGCGGAGCGGGGCAGCGCACCCGGCAGGCGCCCCCGCGCAAGGGGGCCGACATCCGCTATACGCTGTCGGTGCCCTTCGTCGATGCCGCGACGCTCGCCAAGCAGCGCATCACGCTGGCGGACGGCAAGACCATCGACCTGTCCCTGCCCGCCGGCGTGGACGACGGCACGCAGATGCGACTCAAGGGCAAGGGCCAGGCGGGTCCGGGCGGCGCGGGCGACGGGCTGGTGGTCATCGACGTGCAGCCCCATCCCTTCTTCGAGCGGGATGGCAACGACGTGCGGCTCGACCTGCCCATCACGCTCGACGAGGCGGTGAACGGAGCCAAGGTGCGCGTGCCCACGGTGGACGGGCCGGTCATGCTGACGGTCGCGCCGGGAAGCGGATCGGGCCGCACGCTGAAGCTGACGGGCAAGGGTTTCACCCGCAAGACCGGCGGGCGCGGCGATCAGCTGGTCAAGCTGCAGATCCACCTTCCTGACGACGTTTCGGAGCTTGCCGGAAAGCTCGAGGGATGGCGCGATACCGGCAATCCGCGCGCCGACCTGGGCGTGTGA
- the mnmA gene encoding tRNA 2-thiouridine(34) synthase MnmA produces MTPGDAAHLFDLPRDASSCRIVVAMSGGVDSSVVAALAAKSGAEVIGITLQLYDYGAATGRKGACCAGDDIADARKVADRLGIAHYVFDHESRFREEVVETFADEYLAGRTPIPCIRCNMGPKFTDLLRMARELGADCLATGHYVRRVPGDAGAELHRARDPARDQSYFLYATTGEQLDYLRFPLGGLPKDAVRAIAAESGLAVAGKPDSQDICFVPDGDYAKIVKAMRPQGGRAGMIVHAETGAQLGQHPGVIHYTVGQRRGLEIGGQAEPLYVVGLDPEAAQVLVGPRRMLAVASARVIESNRIGPMPREPLSAKVRSMAKPVPVMLEGEPGDGRAVTLRFETPEYGVAPGQAAVIYAGERVVGGGWIDSTVKA; encoded by the coding sequence ATGACGCCCGGCGACGCCGCGCATCTGTTCGATCTGCCGCGAGACGCGTCTAGCTGCCGCATCGTGGTCGCCATGTCGGGCGGAGTGGACAGTTCGGTCGTCGCCGCACTGGCCGCGAAAAGCGGTGCCGAGGTCATCGGCATAACACTCCAGCTCTACGATTACGGGGCGGCTACAGGGCGCAAGGGGGCCTGCTGCGCGGGCGACGATATCGCCGATGCCCGCAAGGTCGCCGACCGGCTCGGTATCGCCCACTACGTCTTCGACCATGAAAGCCGCTTTCGCGAAGAGGTGGTAGAGACTTTTGCCGACGAATATCTCGCCGGCCGAACCCCCATACCCTGCATTCGCTGCAACATGGGCCCCAAATTCACCGATCTGCTGCGCATGGCGCGCGAGCTGGGTGCGGACTGCCTCGCCACGGGCCACTACGTGCGCCGCGTACCGGGCGATGCCGGGGCCGAACTGCACCGCGCCCGGGATCCCGCGCGCGACCAGTCCTATTTCCTCTACGCAACGACGGGAGAGCAACTCGATTATTTGCGCTTTCCGCTCGGCGGACTACCCAAGGATGCGGTACGCGCCATCGCCGCCGAATCCGGTCTGGCCGTGGCCGGAAAGCCCGACAGCCAGGACATCTGCTTCGTCCCCGACGGCGATTACGCAAAGATCGTGAAGGCGATGCGCCCACAGGGCGGGCGTGCCGGCATGATCGTCCACGCCGAGACCGGCGCTCAGCTGGGGCAGCACCCGGGCGTCATCCATTATACGGTCGGCCAGCGCCGCGGGCTGGAAATCGGTGGACAGGCCGAACCGCTCTACGTCGTGGGCCTCGACCCCGAAGCGGCGCAGGTTCTGGTCGGTCCGCGCCGGATGCTGGCGGTGGCGAGCGCGCGCGTGATCGAAAGCAATCGCATCGGGCCCATGCCGCGCGAACCCCTTTCAGCCAAGGTACGTTCGATGGCGAAGCCGGTGCCGGTCATGCTGGAAGGGGAGCCGGGTGACGGGCGCGCCGTGACCCTTCGTTTCGAAACCCCCGAATACGGCGTCGCCCCCGGACAGGCGGCGGTAATCTACGCCGGGGAGCGGGTGGTCGGCGGCGGCTGGATCGATTCGACCGTCAAAGCCTGA
- a CDS encoding PhzF family phenazine biosynthesis protein: MTGNTIPYWHVDAFAGTPFAGNQAAVVVVDAWPDDRVMQAVAAENLFAESAFLLPSGSDAADYELRWFTPACEVALCGHATLASGHAMLEGDEARESVTFATRKSGMLEVRRDGAGGYELALPAIRVRDAVPEGMLAGLDREPEEALYDGRGYVIALYRDEATVRALDPDMAQLASHGDTMFICTARGTASDVVSRVFVPGAGVPEDSVTGSAHAALTVYWADKLGRDRFTAHQASARGGDIACRIDGDRAVLGGHCVTVVEGRFRLP; this comes from the coding sequence ATGACCGGCAACACCATCCCCTACTGGCATGTCGACGCCTTCGCCGGAACGCCTTTCGCCGGCAATCAGGCGGCGGTGGTGGTGGTCGACGCCTGGCCCGACGACCGTGTCATGCAGGCGGTGGCGGCGGAAAACCTGTTCGCCGAATCCGCCTTTCTTCTTCCGTCCGGCTCTGACGCCGCCGATTACGAACTGCGCTGGTTCACACCGGCCTGCGAGGTGGCCTTGTGCGGACATGCGACGCTCGCCTCGGGCCACGCGATGCTGGAGGGCGACGAAGCGCGCGAGAGCGTGACCTTCGCGACCCGCAAGTCCGGCATGCTGGAGGTACGGCGCGACGGGGCCGGCGGATACGAGCTCGCACTGCCGGCCATACGGGTCCGGGATGCAGTGCCGGAAGGAATGCTGGCAGGTCTCGATCGCGAGCCTGAAGAAGCGCTTTACGACGGACGCGGCTATGTCATCGCGCTCTATCGCGACGAGGCGACGGTGCGCGCGCTCGACCCTGACATGGCGCAGCTGGCCAGTCACGGCGACACCATGTTCATCTGCACCGCGCGCGGCACCGCGTCGGACGTGGTGAGCCGAGTGTTCGTGCCCGGTGCCGGCGTGCCGGAGGATTCTGTCACCGGGTCGGCCCACGCGGCACTGACCGTCTACTGGGCCGACAAGCTGGGTCGTGACAGGTTCACCGCGCATCAGGCGAGCGCGCGCGGTGGCGACATCGCCTGCCGCATCGACGGGGACCGGGCCGTCCTCGGCGGGCACTGCGTGACGGTGGTGGAAGGACGCTTCCGGCTGCCCTGA
- a CDS encoding YihY/virulence factor BrkB family protein, whose translation MAPPGLTQESAQPGPPRPDYSPEARRRAALADAQDPGRLERLKNRYGPGTRAWDILKRVAAGCFNDGLIHAGNLAYMSVLAIFPFFITGAAIFSVIGEEGERAATINAILTALPPVVGEVIGPVARSVVDARSGWLLWVGGLFGLWTVGSLVETIRDILRRAYGTHATQAFWKYRIFSTGIILAAMFMLILSLIAQVMIGAAQEVIAAYFPQLNDALGQLAWSRIVPAAGLFGSIYLLFYALTPANYRTRRYPKWPGALLVTCWWLTVTIALPPVLRSLFSYNLTYGSLAGFMIALFFFWLVGLGMVAGAELNAALAETPEEERNRVGQADDRARAAAAAEHEQETQQA comes from the coding sequence ATGGCGCCACCCGGACTCACCCAAGAAAGCGCGCAGCCCGGCCCCCCGCGGCCCGACTACTCGCCCGAGGCCCGCCGCCGCGCGGCGCTGGCCGACGCGCAGGATCCCGGTCGGCTCGAACGGCTCAAGAATCGCTACGGGCCGGGCACGAGGGCGTGGGACATCCTGAAACGGGTCGCCGCCGGGTGCTTCAACGACGGTCTGATCCATGCCGGCAACCTCGCCTACATGTCGGTGTTGGCGATCTTTCCCTTTTTCATCACCGGAGCGGCGATCTTTTCCGTCATCGGGGAAGAGGGCGAACGCGCCGCCACGATCAACGCCATCCTCACCGCCCTGCCGCCCGTGGTGGGCGAGGTGATCGGCCCGGTCGCGCGCAGCGTGGTCGATGCGCGCAGCGGCTGGCTGCTGTGGGTGGGCGGCCTGTTCGGCCTGTGGACCGTCGGCAGCCTGGTCGAAACGATTCGCGACATCCTGCGCCGCGCCTACGGCACGCATGCGACGCAGGCCTTCTGGAAGTACCGCATCTTCTCGACCGGGATCATCCTTGCCGCCATGTTCATGCTGATCCTGTCGCTGATCGCGCAGGTGATGATCGGCGCCGCGCAGGAAGTGATCGCGGCGTATTTCCCGCAGCTCAACGACGCGCTCGGCCAGCTCGCCTGGTCGCGCATCGTTCCGGCAGCGGGGCTTTTCGGATCGATCTACCTGCTGTTCTACGCGCTGACGCCGGCCAATTACCGCACCAGGCGCTATCCCAAATGGCCCGGCGCGCTGCTGGTCACATGCTGGTGGCTGACCGTGACCATCGCCCTGCCGCCGGTGCTGCGCAGCCTGTTCAGCTACAACCTGACCTACGGATCGCTGGCCGGCTTCATGATCGCGCTTTTCTTTTTCTGGCTGGTGGGCCTAGGGATGGTCGCCGGCGCCGAGCTGAACGCGGCGCTGGCCGAAACCCCGGAGGAAGAACGCAACCGGGTGGGCCAGGCGGACGACCGGGCACGAGCGGCGGCCGCGGCTGAACACGAACAGGAGACGCAGCAGGCATGA
- a CDS encoding cation diffusion facilitator family transporter: MTETRASLTRSAAMASIAAALVLGVLKLWAVWQTSSTAMLGSLADTGLDLVASCATLFAVWFAAQPADREHRFGHGKAEALAAMFQVILIVLSAGAIAFRGVLRLLGGSETQGAEQGIAVSLIAIAVTLALVAWQRHVVRRTGSVAIHTDSVHYQSDLLLNLAVIAALALDQYLGFRQADPLFGIAIAAWLLWNAWAASAEAVDHLMDREWDDEKRRAFVAAAARHPELSNLHDLRTRTSGDRDFAQFHVDLPGSMSVAEAHDIIDRVEEDLHARFPNLELVVHIDPRGHVDEPDNPLAETDEFKELRNS; encoded by the coding sequence ATGACCGAAACACGCGCCTCGCTGACCCGGAGCGCCGCAATGGCGTCCATCGCCGCGGCACTGGTGCTGGGCGTTCTGAAGCTGTGGGCGGTATGGCAGACCTCGTCCACCGCCATGCTCGGCAGTCTCGCCGATACGGGGCTCGATCTGGTGGCCAGCTGCGCCACCCTGTTCGCGGTGTGGTTCGCCGCCCAGCCGGCGGACCGGGAGCACCGTTTCGGCCACGGCAAGGCGGAAGCGCTGGCGGCGATGTTCCAGGTCATCCTGATCGTGCTGTCGGCGGGGGCCATAGCCTTTCGCGGCGTGCTTCGCCTGCTGGGCGGGAGCGAGACGCAAGGGGCGGAGCAGGGCATCGCCGTGTCGCTGATCGCGATCGCGGTGACGCTGGCGCTGGTGGCCTGGCAGCGGCACGTCGTCAGGCGTACCGGCTCGGTCGCGATCCACACCGATTCGGTTCATTACCAGTCCGATCTGCTGCTGAACCTGGCCGTGATCGCCGCGCTGGCGCTGGACCAGTATCTCGGCTTCCGGCAGGCCGATCCCTTGTTCGGCATCGCCATTGCCGCCTGGCTGTTGTGGAACGCCTGGGCCGCGTCGGCGGAGGCTGTCGATCACCTGATGGACCGCGAATGGGACGACGAGAAGCGCCGCGCCTTCGTGGCAGCGGCAGCGCGTCACCCGGAGCTTTCGAACCTTCACGACCTGCGCACGCGCACCAGCGGCGACCGCGACTTCGCGCAGTTCCACGTCGACCTGCCCGGCTCGATGAGCGTGGCCGAGGCGCACGACATCATCGACCGGGTCGAGGAAGATCTGCATGCGCGCTTCCCCAACCTCGAACTGGTCGTGCATATCGATCCGCGCGGCCATGTCGACGAACCCGACAATCCGCTCGCCGAGACGGACGAATTCAAGGAGCTGAGGAATAGCTGA
- the pdxH gene encoding pyridoxamine 5'-phosphate oxidase, whose product MPGSDRGEETALPETDPFALFDAWFAEARQSEPNDPNAMALATATRGGAPSVRMVLLKGHGEDGFVFYTNAHSRKGGEIASNPQAALLFHWKSLRRQVRIEGRLAEVSVAEADAYFHSRAFVSQVGSAASDQSRPLDGRRTYTDRVEALRERYEDAGEVPRPSHWTGFRMTPLAIEFWQDRPNRLHDRRRYTRAGEEEAWTSTLLYP is encoded by the coding sequence ATGCCCGGTAGCGACCGCGGCGAAGAGACGGCCCTGCCCGAAACCGACCCGTTCGCGCTGTTCGACGCCTGGTTCGCCGAAGCCCGGCAGAGCGAGCCGAACGATCCCAACGCGATGGCGCTCGCCACCGCCACCCGCGGCGGCGCGCCGTCGGTGCGGATGGTGCTGCTGAAGGGGCATGGCGAGGACGGCTTCGTGTTCTACACCAACGCCCACAGCCGCAAGGGCGGCGAGATCGCCAGCAATCCGCAGGCCGCGCTGCTGTTCCACTGGAAGAGCCTGCGTCGCCAGGTCCGCATCGAAGGCAGGCTGGCCGAGGTGAGCGTGGCGGAGGCCGACGCCTACTTCCACTCGCGCGCCTTCGTCAGCCAGGTCGGCAGCGCGGCGAGCGACCAGTCGCGGCCGCTCGACGGGCGGCGGACCTACACCGACCGGGTCGAGGCGCTGCGCGAGCGGTACGAGGACGCGGGCGAGGTGCCCCGCCCGTCGCACTGGACGGGCTTTCGCATGACCCCGCTCGCCATCGAGTTCTGGCAGGACCGGCCCAACCGCCTGCACGACCGCCGCCGCTACACCCGCGCGGGCGAGGAGGAAGCGTGGACCAGCACGCTGCTCTATCCGTGA
- a CDS encoding serine hydrolase domain-containing protein: MPRRKFPSRPALRSPALLAGLLALGACSQDGPPPEPPLPQEALAAVAADPGVPRERLARAVDDLFAAEGIGETRAVVVMHDGEVVAERYAEGFNAETRFTGWSMSKTVTGLVIGMMVADGRLRLDDPAPVARWQRPGDPRGEITLRHLLQMRSGLRHKEAVEPLYTSDEVRMLFLDGRDDMAAWAEAQPLEHEPGSTFAYSTATSVILADIATDTIAPGADADSRQRAMAEFVEARLAVPLGLRSLVGEYDASGTLVGGSHFWATARDWARLGEFLRHGGSVKGAQIVPRRWIEFMRGENPAAPDYGAQMWLNHPSGSDRTVLFPDQAPETVFAAVGHLGQYLIVSPEQRLTVLRVGKTGHEAQPVLREELGDIFALYPSR, encoded by the coding sequence ATGCCGCGTCGCAAGTTCCCTAGCCGCCCCGCCCTTCGCTCGCCAGCCCTGCTGGCAGGCCTGCTGGCGCTCGGCGCATGTTCGCAGGATGGTCCCCCGCCCGAACCGCCATTGCCACAGGAGGCCCTTGCCGCCGTCGCCGCCGATCCCGGCGTGCCGCGCGAACGCCTCGCCCGCGCGGTCGACGACTTGTTCGCGGCCGAGGGTATCGGCGAAACGCGGGCGGTCGTGGTGATGCATGACGGCGAGGTCGTGGCCGAACGCTATGCCGAGGGCTTCAATGCCGAAACGCGCTTTACCGGCTGGTCCATGTCGAAGACCGTCACCGGCCTCGTCATCGGCATGATGGTGGCGGACGGTCGCCTGCGCCTCGACGATCCGGCCCCGGTCGCGCGCTGGCAGCGTCCCGGCGATCCGCGCGGCGAGATCACCCTGCGCCATCTGCTGCAGATGCGCTCCGGTCTGCGGCACAAGGAAGCGGTGGAACCGCTCTACACCTCGGACGAGGTACGGATGCTGTTCCTCGACGGGCGTGACGACATGGCAGCCTGGGCGGAGGCGCAGCCGCTGGAGCACGAACCGGGTTCGACCTTTGCCTATTCCACCGCCACGAGCGTGATACTGGCCGACATCGCCACCGATACCATCGCGCCCGGCGCCGATGCCGACAGCCGTCAGCGCGCGATGGCCGAGTTCGTCGAAGCGCGGCTCGCCGTTCCACTGGGTCTGCGCTCGCTGGTGGGCGAGTACGATGCGAGCGGTACGCTGGTGGGCGGCAGCCATTTCTGGGCGACGGCCCGCGACTGGGCAAGGCTCGGCGAATTCCTCCGCCACGGCGGGTCGGTCAAGGGTGCGCAGATCGTCCCGCGTCGCTGGATCGAGTTCATGCGCGGGGAAAATCCCGCCGCTCCCGACTACGGTGCGCAGATGTGGCTCAACCACCCCTCCGGTTCGGATCGCACGGTCCTGTTTCCCGATCAGGCGCCCGAAACGGTCTTTGCCGCAGTCGGTCATCTGGGCCAGTATCTGATCGTCTCCCCCGAACAGCGCCTGACCGTCCTGCGCGTCGGCAAGACCGGGCACGAGGCGCAGCCGGTTCTGCGCGAAGAACTGGGCGATATCTTCGCGCTCTATCCGTCGCGCTAG